The DNA sequence GAGGATATACTACTATCTATTGCAAGTATAAAATCTATCGTAGTTTAAACACTGATATTGAACATGAGTAGCCATTTTCAGAAATTCAgtaggtttaattttttctactTACAGAACCGCCAGTGGTGACAGCTACATTACCAGATGCGGTGCATGAACATGATATAGTTACTGCAGAGTGCTTAGCTGAAGCAGATcctcctgtgacgtcatacaagtaagtgttacgtcacatagAGGCGGACTTATACCATAAAGGCGTGcctaaaaaatgtcaaaattaaaaaaataccaagtttttaaaaaaaagctcTAAAAACaatcagtttttttaaataaagaaacactaaagatttttttgaaacataaagcaacactatttttttaactagcTTATTGATACGTTCCAGATGGTACATCAACGGTGAGCTGCAAAGTGGTGAAACATTGCAAAAATTCCACCTTGGTACAGTTGATAAGGCTTCCCACCGAACCACTATTAGTTGCGTGGCTACTAACGAGGCCGGGGACTCGGACCGAAGCGATGTCGCATTGGAAGTCTTATGTAAGTTTGTATTACAGTATTTAACGTATAGgttacagtttaaataaatagctaATAaggactactgggttggagcgaaTACCGTTTGAAATTATTTGTAATGCAgattggtatagtagggtgggggaagttgggacacattttaactctattttctcgtccaatgtggtagtaaacaaggaacattcaaagaattataaaactatatgcttaaaactcccatagaccgttgttaactgtttaaaacacgatcaggatattcgtatattatgcgccgaaggtgtcccatctttccccatcctactatctGCAACCCCGCTTATAACTGATTAAATGGCATTGATACGCTTTAATTTATGTGCGTCATACAGAAATACGCTTTTACCGAAGCGTAACAGATTGGTATGGACAGAGCTGCGGTTCAGTCTGTATTTTCTAAATACACTaataccgttaagtgtcttctGTAagacatacgcccacaatgctTTTACATTTGTATTGATACTAAAAAATCTAATGTTTCAAATTGTTCTTAGATGCTCCTGTATTCATAAACGGCACCGATGAAATAACGTCAGAGGTTGGTGGGAACGTCACTCTTCGCTGCGAGTGGGAATCGAACCCTGCACCTTCGGTTCGATGGCTACGTAACGGCGAAGTGGTGGGAAGTGGGCAACAACTTCAGTTATACCATGTTACTCAGTCGGATTCGGGATCCTACACTTGCTATGCAGACGCTGAAAATGTAAGTTAGATATGTTATAAACtgataagtatatatattgtataggtactgtggggtaaaattggataccgttagcaacaaaatcccatatttcatggtcgtgttttgaacaattgaCAGCGTTTTTTACAGTCGCGGgtctacggttatatatttctataattattctttgtttaccactaaataggacaagaaaatagtgAAACTTGTTTCATAttaccctaccctactatatttgtaaccttcttttttgaaaaagtaaCCAATGCGgaaaaatgttaacaaaagTTGTGCATAACGCTTTCGTAAATCAAACTCGTATAGTTGTCAGTTGTCACTTGAATTTAACGATTCCATTCACTCAGGTTGGTGACGCaaagatgacgtcacgattaaCAGTACGAGGTCCTCCCATATTCGACAGCTCTGACACTCAATACGTCAGCATGGGTGAGGAGGGCGTTGTTAACTGCGCGCTGTGGAGTCGACCAGGAATGCAGACAGTGGTAAGTCCTCACGTTTCCTGTTAAAAGTTCTTGTCGGGTTTTGcaacataaatgtttttagtcgaaatttgcaacaacaaaaatgtatgttggaatttccaacaaaataaaaaaaatgttggaattcacaacaacaaaaaagtttttgtcggaatttgaaacaaaaatctttttcTTCGCAGAAATGGACGTGGTCAGTCAAAGGCGTGAGCTACACTCTTCTCGGTAACGcctccgtgacgtcacacgggACCGTCGCATCTGACGTCACTACCAATGACGTCAAATATCGGGGTATTTTCCAAACAGGAGACACATTCGCTAGACTAAGCATTGCTAAGATGCGCAAAGAGGATCTGGTGTCTTACACATGCACAGCAACCAATAGTTATGGGGAGAGCGCTTTGCTTATAACGTTAGAAGAAGGTAAGTTGTAACGTTAATTATTAACGGCTAATATAAACCTATCTAACATCCATATTAAGAACATAATACACAAAGCAATATTGGGTcatttttgcgtttttttttgccGGCCTAAACATCTCGCCAGGTAATTGTAATGTAGAATGATCATtgccaaaaaatatgttttaaaacggattttttaaaactttttttttccgTCTTAGATACAAGTGGagctgatgatgtcatgatgtTGGGGGTTGCTATCGGAGGAGCGATTGGAGGAGTCTTTCTGATCATCATATTTATCGTCATCATGATTCATTGCGCGAGATCTAGGAGACAACGAAAGTCGACAAACTTTGATAAAGAAGATCAGAGCACAAGCGGATCTCCCATCGTTAGGGTAAGTAGAAGTGAATGTTATTTATGTGTCAATTTGGAGTTTAAATTGTTGATTTGGGTCCGTGAATTGGTTGTGTAAGaggaataaatgaatgtaacttgtttacccTCGCGCGGCGGTGCAAcgacagctgttataacatcggtgttctgttttatacaccacgtgcccgattacgagttaccatatatttatacatattatttttGCTAATGTGATAATATACAAATGCTACAAAATTACCAATATTCCTGCTCTGAACTATCATTCTCTATTTTCAGCAAAACACAAGAGTCTCTGAGAAAGCTTACAATCGAGACGAGACGATTCCTATCAACCACACTGAACAGATGGGACAGTACAACGTTCGCTCATCACTCTCGTCGCATGGTGGCGCACCTGCGTCATCAGTAACTGAATCCGACGACACGAATCCTACCCCAACCTCTGGGCAAGACGACGGATATCACACAGAAGGTAAAGGACCCGAACGCTGTGCTTTATTAAACCATCGAACGTTTATAGATATTTTGGGTCAGAGACGCATTTTAACTGATGTTTTTTTCCCTACACTGTCTATCCATagcgtattttaacgactgttgttttgctgttgattcccttctcttcgttgttttatttaatatattttttataatttttaaagagatttttagttaaattagTAAGAGCAAAGTACATCataaaaaaagggaaatgcatttttgtcaaaaacgccacagtgacgtcattataccGCTCGACAATCTCACCTTTTCCGTTTGACTCATTTTTCCTTCACGCAGAAGCAAACTCATGGAACCGAGGGGAAAATCCTGCAAAACTTTCCATGACCTCATCATCGCCTGCCAAGAGCCCAGCTACTGTGAATTCATACAGCGCATATCCACAACCGTTTACTACCGGTGTGCCCCCACCACAACAAGCATATTCGAACGACCTAGGACCGAGATACGCTACTATCTCGTACCAGGACTACCCAGCGAGAACGCAGTCTCCAGGCAGATATGCAA is a window from the Ciona intestinalis chromosome 10, KH, whole genome shotgun sequence genome containing:
- the LOC100184883 gene encoding kin of IRRE-like protein 1 isoform X2 — translated: MGKNWLIPALLTCLTAEVLCASMDPVIVEDPSDVTVRQGDDVTLRCVVEMLASDEERPVLWMKDGFALGYERDLPNWERYSMVGDVSIGEYNLLIRNVSAMEDECGYQCQVTKHRLGSKTARVTVQVPPTGPEIDSLVDMRMNVIANRENEISCRAFGGKPAAQLHWYRNGIEITDDVTNGITGPVAMVFNTTSTLRITPRPDDVDATYACVMTSDVLPADEAGRKMMRLNILEPPVVTATLPDAVHEHDIVTAECLAEADPPVTSYKWYINGELQSGETLQKFHLGTVDKASHRTTISCVATNEAGDSDRSDVALEVLYAPVFINGTDEITSEVGGNVTLRCEWESNPAPSVRWLRNGEVVGSGQQLQLYHVTQSDSGSYTCYADAENVGDAKMTSRLTVRGPPIFDSSDTQYVSMGEEGVVNCALWSRPGMQTVKWTWSVKGVSYTLLGNASVTSHGTVASDVTTNDVKYRGIFQTGDTFARLSIAKMRKEDLVSYTCTATNSYGESALLITLEEDTSGADDVMMLGVAIGGAIGGVFLIIIFIVIMIHCARSRRQRKSTNFDKEDQSTSGSPIVRQNTRVSEKAYNRDETIPINHTEQMGQYNVRSSLSSHGGAPASSVTESDDTNPTPTSGQDDGYHTEANSWNRGENPAKLSMTSSSPAKSPATVNSYSAYPQPFTTGVPPPQQAYSNDLGPRYATISYQDYPARTQSPGRYAIDQGPYDPTTLSQPVSALRSVSAMGERLSPPPVRYVQRKFSDVTAPLVNPYSMAPTSGDFYPAAVPYTNMYSYVDSTPTFAPSVGGNRTTPIPASITGSDRNYGVPATGSSQSSLDKYERGSALSATPMALRPDVYENSTRMSNLSSRMSQSSRSSDFIRPLTARMATHV
- the LOC100184883 gene encoding kin of IRRE-like protein 1 isoform X1 — its product is MGKNWLIPALLTCLTAEVLCASMDPVIVEDPSDVTVRQGDDVTLRCVVEMLASDEERPVLWMKDGFALGYERDLPNWERYSMVGDVSIGEYNLLIRNVSAMEDECGYQCQVTKHRLGSKTARVTVQVPPTGPEIDSLVDMRMNVIANRENEISCRAFGGKPAAQLHWYRNGIEITDDVTNGITGPVAMVFNTTSTLRITPRPDDVDATYACVMTSDVLPADEAGRKMMRLNILEPPVVTATLPDAVHEHDIVTAECLAEADPPVTSYKWYINGELQSGETLQKFHLGTVDKASHRTTISCVATNEAGDSDRSDVALEVLYAPVFINGTDEITSEVGGNVTLRCEWESNPAPSVRWLRNGEVVGSGQQLQLYHVTQSDSGSYTCYADAENVGDAKMTSRLTVRGPPIFDSSDTQYVSMGEEGVVNCALWSRPGMQTVKWTWSVKGVSYTLLGNASVTSHGTVASDVTTNDVKYRGIFQTGDTFARLSIAKMRKEDLVSYTCTATNSYGESALLITLEEDTSGADDVMMLGVAIGGAIGGVFLIIIFIVIMIHCARSRRQRKSTNFDKEDQSTSGSPIVRQNTRVSEKAYNRDETIPINHTEQMGQYNVRSSLSSHGGAPASSVTESDDTNPTPTSGQDDGYHTEEANSWNRGENPAKLSMTSSSPAKSPATVNSYSAYPQPFTTGVPPPQQAYSNDLGPRYATISYQDYPARTQSPGRYAIDQGPYDPTTLSQPVSALRSVSAMGERLSPPPVRYVQRKFSDVTAPLVNPYSMAPTSGDFYPAAVPYTNMYSYVDSTPTFAPSVGGNRTTPIPASITGSDRNYGVPATGSSQSSLDKYERGSALSATPMALRPDVYENSTRMSNLSSRMSQSSRSSDFIRPLTARMATHV